Within Aspergillus oryzae RIB40 DNA, chromosome 2, the genomic segment TGAGCGGAAGGGGTACTTACAGATCTTGCTAGGAGGCCAGGAAACGCGGGCCTCGTTATTGTACACGCCGTACACGACGAGCTTACCGCCGCGGCGGACATAGTTAATGGAGTcctcgaggatcttgacACTGCCGGTGGCTTCCACGACAATGTCGAAACCGTAGgggttctctttcttcagcttctcgaacTGTGCGCTAGGGTCCTGACGGGACAAAGCGACATATTCATCACCAGCTTCGAGGGACTTGGCCAGGTCCATCTTCAGACCTTCGGGAGCGGCCACAACAACACGGCATCCACCGCACTGGCGGAGCAACTGAGCAAGGATCTGTTGCGTGTAAGAAAGATGCGGACCAGTCTCTCAGATATAGGTCAACTTACAAGGCCGGTGGGACCAGCACCGAACAGCAAAACGGAAGAGCCCATCTTAGGAGCGATCTTGTCCAAACCGTGAGCGGCGCACGAGGCGGGCTCGAGGAGGGTGGCATCGACATCAGAGAGGTTCTTGATCTTGAATACCCTGCCAGCTACAGAGAGTCAGCAATGGCATGGCAGTGGCTCCCAGATTCTACCACTACTTACCAGGATACGCGCAGTACTCGGCAAAGCCACCGTTCATGGTGACACCGTGAGCCTCGAAGTGTTCACAGAACAACTCGTCTCCACGGCGGCAGTAGAAGCATTCACCACAAAGCTCCG encodes:
- a CDS encoding uncharacterized protein (predicted protein), with the translated sequence MNGGFAEYCAYPAGRVFKIKNLSDVDATLLEPASCAAHGLDKIAPKMGSSVLLFGAGPTGLILAQLLRQCGGCRVVVAAPEGLKMDLAKSLEAGDEYVALSRQDPSAQFEKLKKENPYGFDIVVEATGSVKILEDSINYVRRGGKLVVYGVYNNEARVSWPPSKIFGDEITILGSFSETYKFPAAIDYLDSGKVKVKGIVNKVFKLEEWEQCLESMRNKSAIKAAITFD